A region of the Strix aluco isolate bStrAlu1 chromosome 9, bStrAlu1.hap1, whole genome shotgun sequence genome:
TTCATTTGTTGATATCAACATCGGATAATTAGGAAAGTGTTGTAAAATGCATACACTGTTTTATTACCATGTGAtgatacatattttaatatttattgaaCAAGTGATATGATGGTACACCATCTTTCGGGACTGACCTGAAATGGAGAGAACTCTTAATATCTGATCACTTATTTCAAAGGgaatgaaataaaactaaaaacaTGAATGACCTGTGTGGGAGCAGTAAATGTGTATCCTACTTTTTTTAGGGTATGATGTGATTGCTCAAGCTCAGTCAGGTACTGGCAAGACAGCCACATTTGCTATTTCCATCCTGCAGCAGTTGGAGATTGATCTCAAGGAGACCCAAGCACTAGTATTGGCCCCTACCAGAGAACTGGCTCAACAGGTATTGATagtgtagttaaaaaaaaaaaaagctgcttgtGTGTTGCATAGGTTTCAGGTTTCACAACTGTGAGACAATAAACAGACATCTTAAGGGGCTGTAACTAATATCCATTCAGAACCCGTTTTGTGTTGAGTAATGGGGGATATAAACTGGCTTCTGTCCCACAAGTTCTCTGCCTGCTTGCAAAGTTGAGTTGATGCATGTGGAGGGTATGCGGGGCAGGGATGCAGGAGCCAGTGGCAATGCTGCGTATAGTTCTGAGGAAGcatcttcagcagaaaaaataCAAGATATGTTATTAAAAGCACAGTGTTCTGAGTGGAAACAAAACTTTTTGGAAGCTGTTTGAACTTGCGTGCAGTTGTGCAACATGAAAACTGCAGTGCGCATGTGGTCACTTcattgtttttgtatttttgtgaTGTTTTCCTGACTAAATGTTGTTGCATGTCTGCTACACCTTCAAGACTTGGTATTCTGTTGTACTAAGTGGCAGTGCTCACAGGATACTTAATTTTTGGGATTAATGTATATCAGTAATGCAGGTTCTGAAGATGAAATGTTGAACAAACTCAAAATAGAGTAGAAAATagatttatataaaatttattgtctttttcAACTAGAATATACTGAGATGCCAGTGCTATAGTGAAGATTCTTGCTAAACATACTAAATCAGACAGGAAGGAAATTTTAAAGGCAGATCAGTGGAACAAGAACCTCTGATCAGAAGGTTTAGCCTTTGTTCTACTCTGAAGACATTGGTGAGGTGAGATTTGTTTTGAAGCCTGGCATACAGCAGTGCACTTGTACACTTTCATGAACTTTCTGCAAGTGCTTAGCATGCAGGCCTTAACAGTTGAAGACTTGAGTTCTGGAGGCCCTGCTTTTAACTTAATAGCAAATGCATGGTAGTCACTTCTTTAGTTCGACTAGTAAGGGCAAAAATGGAACTTAAGTGCCCTTCTGAGTTAAGCTTTCTAGTGAACGATAAGAAGCAGTTGGGCAAAATCATTAGCAGCTGTGTTCTCTAACTAAGAGCTGTGTAGTCCTTGTGTGCTCTCTTAGCTTTTAAAATCCATGAACAGCAATGATAACTGGGCTTAATCTTTAATGTACCAGGAACTACCACTAATTGACGGGTTTTATTTTAGATTCAAAAGGTAATTCTGGCCCTTGGAGACTACATGGGAGCAACATGCCATGCTTGCATTGGTGGTACAAATGTTCGCAATGAAATGCAAAAACTTCAGGCTGAGGCTCCGCACATTGTGGTCGGAACTCCAGGGCGTGTGTTTGACATGTTAAACAGACGCTATCTTTGTAAGTATGAATTTAATTTTGCTCTTGATAATAAATTTCCAATACAAATGTCACACGTATGCTGTCATTGTAGAGGGTTGTACTGGAAAGCTTAGTCCTAAAGGAGAGTGACAATaaaagtatttaatgtatttctgaAACTTCATGAGATGCTACTTCTTTTTTATAGCACCTAAATGGATCAAAATGTTTGTTCTGGATGAAGCTGATGAAATGTTGAGCCGTGGATTTAAGGATCAAATTTATGAGATCTTTCAAAAATTAAGCACAAACATCCaggtaaaaaaacccttttacGTGGTTAAATTCACAGATGCAGCTTTGGTTACAGTGTAGCTGAGAACTGCTGAATTGTCTAAATCAAACTTGGTGCCCTAGGTACATGCTAACATGGAGTAATGCATTCTAGGTTGTGTTGCTGTCGGCTACCATGCCAATGGATGTGTTGGAAGTGACCAAAAAGTTCATGAGAGATCCCATACGTATTTTGGTGAAGAAGGAAGAACTGACTCTGGAGGGTATCAAGCAGTTCTACATTAATGTTGAGAGAGAGGTTGGTATCTGTTGTACTTGCTGTGGCTGGAAGAGCTATGTTTAAGTTCTCTTACCTTCTTGTTAAAAGCACTGTGCTAAAATTACAGAAACCAAGGCTGAGCTTTGGTTTCTGTAATAATGCTAGTAGAGTACAcgcaagaagaagaaaaacaatgcacTGGGTCAAAAATGACTAGGGTGGACCTCTTTCTTAATGTCCAGTGTCCTGTGTCTTAAGATTTGGTGCAACAGTTGCTGCAGGAACTTGGCTTAGTGTCTTGTTCCAACCTTTCAGGTCATACTGAATGTAACTGCACACTAGAGCACACTTCATCGGTTATTGCTTTTGAGTTTTATTCCTGGTTTGGGATTCTCGTTACATACTGAATTGTCAGTGGCATGATGCATTTCcttgtttgtttccttctgttCAGGAGTGGAAGCTGGATACTCTCTGCGATCTGTATGAGACACTGACCATTACACAGGCTGTTATTTTCCTGAATACAAGGAGAAAAGTAGACTGGCTTACAGAGAAAATGCATGCCAGGGACTTCACAGTCTCAGCTCTGGTAAGAATCAATACTTCCATGTAACTTCTGAAATGCCATGTAcatactgaaaaacaaattatGATGAGCTACGTAGGAGTGAAAAGCAGGAAAGTTATAATATAGCTGTGTGGTGCTGTATTATCGTTCCCCCTGcttaaagaaaaatgcttcctTCTATCCCTACCTGCTTTGTTCCCACGGCAGGTAGGGACGCTGGGTTTCATAcat
Encoded here:
- the EIF4A2 gene encoding eukaryotic initiation factor 4A-II, which encodes MSGGSADYSRDHGGPEGMDPDGVIESNWNEIVDNFDDMNLKESLLRGIYAYGFEKPSAIQQRAIIPCIKGYDVIAQAQSGTGKTATFAISILQQLEIDLKETQALVLAPTRELAQQIQKVILALGDYMGATCHACIGGTNVRNEMQKLQAEAPHIVVGTPGRVFDMLNRRYLSPKWIKMFVLDEADEMLSRGFKDQIYEIFQKLSTNIQVVLLSATMPMDVLEVTKKFMRDPIRILVKKEELTLEGIKQFYINVEREEWKLDTLCDLYETLTITQAVIFLNTRRKVDWLTEKMHARDFTVSALHGDMDQKERDVIMREFRSGSSRVLITTDLLARGIDVQQVSLVINYDLPTNRENYIHRIGRGGRFGRKGVAINFVTEEDKRILRDIETFYNTTVEEMPMNVADLI